A window of Tolypothrix sp. NIES-4075 contains these coding sequences:
- a CDS encoding class I SAM-dependent methyltransferase, producing MTIYNSIGKVYSNSRLPDLRIVNSLINLLNLPKKSIIADIGAGTGGYSRAIAQQGYSVYAVEPSSVMRSQSVEHARVKYFAGYAEDIPLANASVDGVICILAMHHFSDLSKAVREMHRISKKGALVFLTFDPRLCEKLWLVDYFPVYRDYDFRVFPPINDVVELIPNYTQRTVEIYILKLPHDLTDMFAASGWRRPEIYLNPEVRANISALALADADEVEKGVIRLQEDLETGKWNVKYGEIRNLSEIDVGYRFLCAKR from the coding sequence ATGACTATCTACAATTCCATTGGCAAAGTCTACTCTAATTCGCGTCTTCCCGATTTGAGGATTGTAAATTCTCTAATTAATTTACTCAACCTACCAAAGAAAAGTATTATTGCTGATATTGGTGCTGGTACAGGAGGTTATAGTCGAGCGATCGCTCAACAAGGATATTCAGTTTACGCTGTCGAACCTTCATCGGTCATGCGTTCTCAATCTGTCGAACATGCACGGGTTAAATATTTTGCAGGTTATGCAGAAGATATTCCTTTAGCGAATGCATCAGTCGATGGAGTGATTTGTATTTTAGCAATGCATCATTTTTCTGACTTAAGCAAAGCAGTTAGAGAAATGCATCGGATTAGCAAAAAAGGAGCATTAGTTTTTTTAACATTTGACCCTCGGCTTTGTGAAAAGCTTTGGTTAGTTGACTATTTCCCTGTATATCGTGATTATGATTTCCGGGTTTTTCCACCGATAAATGATGTTGTTGAACTAATCCCAAATTATACCCAAAGAACCGTTGAAATTTATATTTTGAAACTTCCCCATGATTTAACAGATATGTTTGCTGCATCTGGATGGAGAAGACCAGAAATATATTTAAATCCGGAAGTTCGTGCGAATATATCAGCTTTGGCTTTAGCTGATGCAGATGAAGTTGAAAAGGGAGTTATCAGACTTCAAGAAGATTTGGAAACTGGAAAATGGAATGTGAAATATGGAGAAATCAGAAACTTATCAGAAATTGATGTCGGTTATCGCTTTTTGTGTGCGAAAAGATGA
- a CDS encoding D-2-hydroxyacid dehydrogenase, whose protein sequence is MKVILPVELADNIEPLLPSDITSVRVDSEGNFDGDPSEAEVYLNGFKLKNTTLHKVLATAPTIRWQHTPSAGVNHILTPTFLSHDIILTNGSGVHAIPIAEFVLNLMLYHAKNVRKLEDLQANHHWLKSLELQELYNKTLFIIGTGNIGQEIALRAKAFGMQIWGSRRNPEPLPNFDKIVGANEWKALLNEADYVVVATPLTPETKGLINAETLQLMRKSAYLINIARGAIVDENALLTALRDGWIAGAGLDTFETEPLPTESPFWSLPNAFITPHCSALTPQLRSRIVKLFLDNLTSYQRGEKLRDVVDKNAGY, encoded by the coding sequence ATGAAAGTTATTCTACCTGTAGAACTTGCTGATAATATTGAGCCGTTGTTACCCTCAGATATTACATCTGTACGTGTAGATAGTGAAGGTAATTTTGATGGCGATCCGAGTGAAGCAGAAGTTTATCTCAACGGGTTCAAGTTGAAAAATACTACCCTGCACAAAGTTTTAGCAACAGCACCAACAATTCGCTGGCAACATACACCTAGTGCTGGTGTAAATCATATTCTCACACCCACATTTTTGTCACACGATATAATTCTGACCAATGGTTCAGGAGTTCATGCTATTCCCATAGCGGAATTTGTACTGAACTTGATGCTTTATCACGCCAAAAATGTTCGTAAATTGGAAGATTTGCAGGCTAATCACCACTGGTTAAAGTCGTTAGAATTGCAAGAATTATACAATAAAACTTTATTTATTATTGGAACGGGAAATATTGGACAAGAAATTGCTCTGCGTGCCAAAGCCTTCGGAATGCAAATTTGGGGTAGTCGCCGAAATCCTGAACCATTACCAAATTTTGATAAAATAGTTGGTGCGAATGAATGGAAAGCGCTTCTGAACGAGGCAGATTATGTAGTAGTTGCCACACCTTTAACACCAGAAACAAAAGGCTTGATTAATGCCGAGACATTACAATTAATGCGGAAGAGTGCCTATCTAATTAATATTGCTCGTGGTGCAATTGTAGATGAAAATGCCTTACTGACTGCTTTGCGTGATGGGTGGATTGCTGGTGCGGGATTAGATACTTTTGAAACGGAACCACTACCAACAGAAAGTCCCTTTTGGTCTTTGCCTAATGCATTTATAACACCTCATTGTTCAGCACTTACACCACAACTTCGTAGCCGGATTGTGAAGTTATTCCTCGACAATTTGACAAGTTATCAAAGAGGAGAAAAACTACGCGATGTCGTGGATAAAAATGCTGGTTACTGA